Proteins encoded together in one Roseibacterium elongatum DSM 19469 window:
- a CDS encoding AraC family transcriptional regulator yields MSDQTMAAGFATAFLDYAVAEGAPRDGLLAASGLTEADLADQDTRIPVAAYQSLIASGIEATGDTSLLLRHVLETRLDTMSIVGQIVHTSASFPHSLSQLNRYARLMADVAIPGGRDRFELERKGDTVWLVDNRPCDGNWMATEASFARFISEFRRSAPEHPFEQALEVTYAPPPHANRYPEFFRVPITFRAVRNALRINPVWLDEAFEGGKEYVFGVFTRHADALLAELATNDTVRAAVETRMLSDLHEGTLSMDRIARDLGMSRQTLYRRLKDEGVTFAQVHDDLRRRMAMDYLSARKVSVGETAYLLGFSEASAFVRAFRRWTGSSPTGWLAER; encoded by the coding sequence ATGTCCGATCAGACCATGGCCGCCGGTTTTGCGACGGCGTTCCTTGACTATGCGGTGGCCGAAGGCGCGCCGCGGGACGGGTTGCTTGCAGCCTCGGGGCTGACGGAAGCCGACCTGGCCGATCAGGACACGCGCATCCCGGTCGCCGCCTACCAGAGCCTCATCGCCTCCGGGATCGAAGCGACGGGCGACACCTCGCTACTTCTTCGTCACGTCTTGGAGACACGGCTGGACACGATGTCGATCGTCGGCCAGATCGTGCATACCTCCGCGTCCTTCCCGCACAGCCTGAGCCAGTTGAACCGCTATGCGCGGCTGATGGCGGACGTCGCGATCCCTGGCGGGCGCGACCGGTTCGAGCTTGAACGCAAAGGAGACACGGTGTGGCTGGTCGACAACCGTCCTTGCGACGGCAACTGGATGGCGACCGAGGCCAGCTTTGCGCGGTTCATCTCGGAATTCCGCCGGTCCGCTCCCGAACATCCCTTCGAACAGGCGCTGGAGGTGACCTACGCGCCGCCACCGCATGCCAACCGCTACCCCGAGTTCTTCCGGGTGCCGATCACCTTTCGCGCGGTGCGCAACGCGCTGCGTATCAATCCGGTCTGGCTGGACGAGGCGTTCGAAGGCGGCAAGGAGTATGTGTTCGGCGTCTTCACGCGCCACGCGGACGCGCTTTTGGCGGAACTGGCCACCAATGACACCGTGCGCGCCGCCGTCGAGACGCGGATGCTTTCGGACCTGCACGAGGGCACCCTGTCGATGGACCGGATTGCACGCGACCTCGGCATGAGCCGGCAAACGCTCTATCGCCGGCTCAAGGACGAAGGCGTCACCTTTGCGCAGGTCCATGACGATCTGCGCCGCCGGATGGCGATGGACTATTTGAGCGCGCGAAAGGTCTCGGTCGGCGAAACGGCCTACCTTCTCGGGTTTTCCGAGGCATCGGCCTTCGTGCGCGCGTTCCGGCGGTGGACCGGGTCAAGCCCGACCGGCTGGCTGGCCGAGCGCTGA